The sequence below is a genomic window from Sorangiineae bacterium MSr12523.
CGAACGTCATCTTCGTCGTCCGCGTAGAGGACCTTGGCTTTGTTGACCTGCCCCCCACCTTGCCCGGACTTGGAAGCCGTCATCGAGTCGAGGACGATATCACTTCTTACGCCATCGCTTTACCGACTTCTACGGAACGCGATTTCCCGAGGCGGCGAGGATCTCGTTGTGGAAATGGCGGAAAGCACTCGATTCCGGCCAGATGGGGGCGCCCGCCAGGATCGACGGTACATCAGCCTTCTTGCCATGATCGATTGCGATGACCGCGGCTGCGTAACGCATGGCCCAGTGAATCAGCGGTGAAGTCGACGCAGCCGCACGCAGGGCGCGGGCATCCGAGTCGCGGCTCGTATGCGCAAACGCGCGAGCCATCGCGAGAAGCCCGCGACGCAGCCGCGCGATGCGCAGCCGGGCGAAGAACGAGGCCGCTGGCATCGGCATTTTCTCGAGAACCTCGGCCTTTTCGACCGCCGCACCGCGCGCGCCCTCGAAGGTGTCGAGCAAGGTCTCGATGAACAGCCGCTGCTCGAGCGCTGCCTCCCACGCGGGACCGCGAACGGCGCGTTCCAACGCCGTGCGGGCTGCATCGATCCAGCCGTACGCCGCGTAGGCCGTGGCCACCATCAACGGTGCCATCGTCTCCGGGTACATCACGCGCTGCAGCGACCCTTGCCAGGTGCCGAGAACCCGCTCCGGATCACCGCTCATCAACAGGCGGCGCATGCGCCGGCGGGCAAAATAGGCGGGCATCATCATCAGAATGACGATGAGGGCAAACGGGAGAAGCAGTCGGGGTTGATCCCACGCCATCCGTCCGGCGATGGCCGCGCAAAGCGCGCTCACCGTCAGAGAAATGTAGGAAATGGATCGAGGCCGGGGCGTCATGCTCTAGGAAGGACTCCTGCATACAAGTGTTGGGCCGCAGGCGCTGTGCCGCAACCCAGCATATCGCCCCCTATCGAGGATGGAGTGACTCAGGGAGGCTCCAAGCATGGAACGCGCTCTATTTCGGGGGCTTGGGGCGGCGGAGCCCCCCAAACCTGCCTACGGCTTGTCGATGCGATCCGGCGTACCGATACCGTGTCGCCGCAAATATCCACGCACATGAGCACGCTCCATGGCGGCACGGCGTCCGATTTCGCTGACGTTGCCGTTGCACTCCGCATACAGCGCCGTGAAGTAATCGCGCTCGAAGCGGGCGAGGACATCGCGCTTGGCATCCTGGAAGGTGCGCCCGCGTGTCGGCGTCGAGTCCGTCGCGGTCGTCGTCAGTGGCGCAAGATGCTGCGCCACGTCGAGCGTCCCCTCTTTGCCGAAGGCGAGGGCCACGGCAACGACGTTGCGCAGCTCGCGCACGTTGCCCGGCCAGTCGTGCCGCATCAAGCGCTCGAGCGAGTCGTGCGGGATGCGGTTGTAGGCCTGCTTGTCGCCCATATCGGTGAGCATCCGCCGCACCAATGCGGGGATGTCCTCGAGGCGATGACGCAGCGCCGGGAGCTCGATCTTGATCTGCGCGACACGAAAATAAAGGTCGGAGCGGAAGTTGCCGTCATTCACCTCGCGAACGAGATCGCGACGGGTGGCGGCGACGACGCGGACGTTCACCGGGCGATAGCTGTTGGAGCCAACGCTCTTGATGCGCTGCTCGGCGAGTGCGCGCAGTAGCTTGGGCTGCACGTCGACGGGAAGCTCCCCGAGCTCGTCGAGGAAGATGGTTCCACCGTCGGCCTCGACGAAGGGCGAAATGCGCTTGTCGATGGCGCCCGTGAACGAGCCGCGCTCGTGGCCGAACAATGCGCTTTCGGCGAGCGACGCGGGGATGGAGCCGCAGTCCACGACCACGAACGGCTTGTTCTTCCGTTCGCTGGCGCCGTGGATGGCTTGCGCCACGAGCTCCTTTCCGGTTCCGGTTTCGCCGGTGATGAGCACCGTGAGCTCGGTGGGTGCCGCCTTGCGGAGGCGCTCGAACACCGCCCGCATGCCGGCGCTGCTTCCGACGAGCGGCCCGAATTCGGCGGCCTCGGGGACGTTCACCTGCTCGGGATTGTTCGGGCTGAACTCGAGCAAGGTGTCGCCGCAGAGGATCGACGTGGGCTTGGTGAGGAAAACCTCGCCAATGCGCGTGTCTCCGACGAACGTGCCGTTACGAGAACCGAGATCGCGAACGCGAACGCCGCGTTCGGTCGCCACGAGCTCCATGTGCACGGCGCTGACCTTCCGGTCGTCCAGCACGAGATCGCAGGCCTCATTGCGGCCAACGACCAGGGTATCGGCGCCTATCTCTAGGGAAGGCTTGTTGCCGGTGCCCTTCGTGATGTTCAGTGCGCCGCCGCGAACTTCGTATTTGCCCTTCGCGACGATGGTTGCGTCCACGGGGTAGGTTTTAGCACGACTGCACCGGGCTTTCGCAACAGGTTGTATGCCGCAAGAAAAAGCTTGCGCGTCTCAGGAGCCCACTGAGAGCTTGAACCGATGAAGTGGCGATACGGGATTGGACTCGCAGCCCTTAGCTTTGCAGCCTGGATCTTTTCAGCGTGCAGCGGCGATGACAGCAACGGAAGCGGTCCGCCGTCCGGTCAAGATGGTGGGAACGATGCCTTCCTTTCGGATGCTGGTGCGGATTCGGATCCTGGAAACGCCGCCGCTGCCTGTGAGAATTACTGCAGAATCGTTGGAGAACATTGCCAGGGCGAGGTGCGAAATCAGCCCAAGGGCGAGCCTACGGCGCAATACCTTTCGAACGAGGGCTGTCGCCACGCATGCTCGAAGATGGATCTCGGACAGCCCAGCGACGAGAACGGAGTCGATTCGATTTACTGCCGCATCTGGCACGCGGATGCGCCTGCGCAGGGCGATCCGGGCAAGCATTGTCCGCACGCCGGCCTCTCGGGTGGCGGCACGTGCTCGGGCGCGGTGGACTCTGGGGCGAGCGGTCGATGCGCCACCTTCTGCCATCTTGCGCTCGCGATCTGCGATCCGGCCGCGCTCAAAGCCGCGGGCGTGCCCCCCACCGACGTGCCCTTCCAAGACGAGGGGGCGTGCCTCAATGCGTGTGGAAAAGACCTCGGTACCGGGGGAAATACGCCCGCGTTCAACTTCGATTCCTCGCAAAACGAGCTGACGCAAAGGGGCGACACGCTCAATTGCCGGCAGTACCAGCTGGGCGTCGCCTACGATGACCCGCCGCTCGCCGATGGCGGTGTCACGGAGAGTGCCAAGCGCGTGTGCCCTTGGCTTCGCGCGAACGGAGGCCTCACTCCTCCACCCGACGGCGGTCCCTGCGTCGGAACGAAGTAGCCTGTCCGCTCAGCGCCTTGGGTCGCCAGAGGCGCTGTCTGCGAACGTGACCTGCGTCGAATCGTCGTCGCGCTCGAGGCGGGTCGGCAACGTCGGCGGCGGCAGCTGCAGGGTCGCCATGACCTGCCACACGCGGCGCCACGCTTCCAGCGCCTCGGACGCGCTACGGAAGCGGCGCTCGCGGTCGCGGGCCATCATTTTTTCCAGGAAGCGCTCGATGCCGCTGGGCCACTCGTCGCCGGTGGTGGCGGCAAGCGACGGCGGCTCGCGATCCAATTTGAGCGCAATGAGCGTGAGCGCATTGGAGCCCTCGAACGGAAGCCGGCCGGTGAGCGCCCGATAGGCGACTGCGCCGAGCGCATACAGATCCGCGCGCTCGTCGACCCGTGCGGAGCCCCGCACTTGCTCCGGCGCCATGTAGGCGAAGCTACCCAAAGTGGCATCGAACGCGGTCAGCGAAGGCTCGCTCTTGCGGTTTTTGCGCACCTTGCTGATGCCGAAGTCCAGAATGCGCGTGCGCTCCTCGGACTCGCCATCCGCAATTTCGCGCGCGGTGAGGCGCCGCTTTTCGACGAACAGGTTGGCGGGCTTGATGTCCCGATGAATCACCCCCGCGGTATGGGCGGCATCGAGCCCCTGCAGCGCATCGTCGACCACCGGCGCCACGTCACCGAAGGACATGTATTGCTCGCGGCGCAATCGTTCGTCGAGGCCCTCGCCGGTGAGCCGTTCGAACGCGATCCACAATCGCCCATTGCGGTCTTTGCCGGCCCCGAGAATGCGCGCCACGTAAGGCGATTGCACCTGGGCGGCGATCGACGCTTCGCGTTGAAATCGCGCCACCAAGTCGGGATCCTGGGCTGCGCGCTCGTGCAGGACCTTGAGGGCCACCTGTTCGCCGGCCTTGCCATCGGCGGCATAGACCTCCCCCATTCCGCCCTGTCCGATAAGCTGGCGAACCTTGTAATGCCCGCCAACGACGGTACCAACGAGCGATCCGGGTTCCGTTGCGCCCATACTCCTCCCACGAATCTAGCAGCTTTTTGTGGCTCTTCTGGATGGATTCTTCGGCCGAGTCGACAGTGATGGGACCAAACGACTAACCTGGCGCTGCGATGCGTACGATCAAGGACGTCGAGGCCTACCTGGAAAAGCTGAATCGGCGCTACTCCGTGGTCGA
It includes:
- a CDS encoding sigma 54-interacting transcriptional regulator yields the protein MDATIVAKGKYEVRGGALNITKGTGNKPSLEIGADTLVVGRNEACDLVLDDRKVSAVHMELVATERGVRVRDLGSRNGTFVGDTRIGEVFLTKPTSILCGDTLLEFSPNNPEQVNVPEAAEFGPLVGSSAGMRAVFERLRKAAPTELTVLITGETGTGKELVAQAIHGASERKNKPFVVVDCGSIPASLAESALFGHERGSFTGAIDKRISPFVEADGGTIFLDELGELPVDVQPKLLRALAEQRIKSVGSNSYRPVNVRVVAATRRDLVREVNDGNFRSDLYFRVAQIKIELPALRHRLEDIPALVRRMLTDMGDKQAYNRIPHDSLERLMRHDWPGNVRELRNVVAVALAFGKEGTLDVAQHLAPLTTTATDSTPTRGRTFQDAKRDVLARFERDYFTALYAECNGNVSEIGRRAAMERAHVRGYLRRHGIGTPDRIDKP
- a CDS encoding serine/threonine protein kinase — translated: MGATEPGSLVGTVVGGHYKVRQLIGQGGMGEVYAADGKAGEQVALKVLHERAAQDPDLVARFQREASIAAQVQSPYVARILGAGKDRNGRLWIAFERLTGEGLDERLRREQYMSFGDVAPVVDDALQGLDAAHTAGVIHRDIKPANLFVEKRRLTAREIADGESEERTRILDFGISKVRKNRKSEPSLTAFDATLGSFAYMAPEQVRGSARVDERADLYALGAVAYRALTGRLPFEGSNALTLIALKLDREPPSLAATTGDEWPSGIERFLEKMMARDRERRFRSASEALEAWRRVWQVMATLQLPPPTLPTRLERDDDSTQVTFADSASGDPRR